In a genomic window of Streptococcus mitis NCTC 12261:
- a CDS encoding restriction endonuclease subunit S has translation MSEKLSDVVTIISGGTPKTSVKEYWDGDIDWLAVADFNTSNRYVSTASKKITELGLNNSNTKMLEKGDLIISARGTVGAIAQLTKPMAFNQSCFGLRGKKNKLETDYLYYWLKNYVDILLNKSQGSVFNTINLSTFDDIKIDLPNIENQRSISNFLTLLDNKIQINNQINQELEAMAKTLYDYWFVQFDFPDQNGKPYKSSGGKMVYHPELKREIPEGWGVEKLKYFLTIKNGKDHKHLQDGKFAVYGSGGIMRTVADYLYSGESILFPRKGTLNNVMYVNEEFWTVDTMFYSEVNKNNSALYVFYSVKDIDFNKLNTGTGVPSMTSSILYDLNIIVPEENILEKFNTIVKQNYETIKLNNIQNQELNQLRDWLLPMLMNGQVII, from the coding sequence ATGAGTGAGAAGCTAAGTGATGTTGTAACTATAATTAGTGGAGGTACTCCAAAAACAAGTGTAAAAGAATATTGGGATGGAGATATTGATTGGTTAGCAGTTGCAGACTTTAATACTTCAAATCGCTATGTTAGTACTGCTTCTAAGAAAATCACGGAGTTAGGATTAAATAATAGCAACACAAAGATGTTAGAGAAAGGCGATTTAATTATATCAGCTAGGGGAACTGTTGGAGCTATTGCACAGTTAACCAAACCTATGGCCTTTAATCAATCATGTTTTGGATTAAGAGGTAAGAAAAATAAGTTAGAAACAGATTATTTATATTATTGGCTTAAAAATTATGTGGATATTTTACTTAACAAAAGTCAAGGCAGTGTGTTTAATACTATAAATTTATCCACATTTGATGATATCAAAATTGACTTACCTAATATTGAAAATCAGAGATCAATTTCTAATTTCCTAACTTTACTTGATAATAAAATCCAAATCAACAACCAAATCAACCAAGAGTTGGAAGCCATGGCTAAGACCCTCTATGACTACTGGTTTGTGCAGTTTGATTTCCCAGACCAGAATGGCAAACCCTACAAATCATCAGGCGGAAAGATGGTCTATCACCCAGAACTCAAACGCGAAATCCCAGAGGGATGGGGAGTGGAGAAGTTGAAGTATTTTCTCACAATTAAAAATGGTAAAGATCATAAGCACTTGCAAGATGGTAAGTTTGCTGTATATGGTTCAGGTGGGATTATGAGAACAGTTGCAGACTATTTGTATTCAGGAGAATCAATTCTCTTTCCAAGAAAAGGTACATTAAATAATGTAATGTACGTAAATGAGGAATTTTGGACTGTAGATACGATGTTTTATTCAGAAGTTAATAAAAATAATTCTGCACTGTATGTATTCTATTCAGTAAAAGATATTGATTTTAATAAATTAAATACAGGAACGGGAGTCCCGAGTATGACTTCTTCAATTTTATATGATTTAAATATAATTGTTCCTGAAGAAAATATTTTAGAAAAATTCAATACGATAGTTAAACAAAACTATGAAACAATCAAATTAAATAATATTCAAAACCAAGAACTTAACCAACTTCGCGATTGGCTCTTGCCAATGCTGATGAATGGACAGGTTATAATCTAA
- a CDS encoding HsdM family class I SAM-dependent methyltransferase, whose protein sequence is MNETYKVQVQDLVDDLKAVFTHAGLGGEAGEYKLLTQSFLYKFLNDKFLYQAKCLDEVNTYEHLLTLSEDDYDWLLEDIGTSTAWLKPDQLIETLHRQQNEATFYESFENTLNQIAIDNNDIFSVHTDGDTAIRLFDERLITDTISDSSKRNEVAKAIINLLARVKFDESIFSQGFDFFSTLFEYMIKDYNKDGGGKYAEYYTPHSVAKIIADILVGNDQPSNVRIYDPSAGSGTLLMNLASRIGVDKTTVYSQDISQKSSNLLRLNLILNGLQHSIHNIVQGNTIIANRHPEKMDYIVSNPPFKLDFSEWRDRVESLPEASERFFAGVPKVPAKSKDKMAIYELFVQHIIYSLKPDGQAAVVLPTGFITAQSGIDKAIRQHLVDHQMLAGVVSMPSNIFATTGTNVSILFIDKKNKGDVVLIDASNLGTKVKEGKNQKTVLSPEEEQKIVETFIKKEAVEDFSVTASYEEIKEKNYSLSAGQYFDIKIDYVDITAEEFEAKLTAFQNRLSDLFQQSHALEQEIEGQMKGLKYE, encoded by the coding sequence ATGAATGAAACATATAAAGTTCAAGTCCAAGACTTGGTAGATGATTTGAAAGCAGTCTTTACCCATGCGGGCCTAGGAGGGGAAGCGGGTGAATACAAACTCCTTACCCAGTCCTTCCTCTACAAATTTTTAAATGATAAGTTTTTATATCAGGCAAAGTGCCTAGATGAAGTTAATACTTATGAGCACTTATTGACTTTGAGTGAAGATGACTATGACTGGCTCTTGGAGGATATCGGTACAAGTACGGCTTGGCTCAAGCCTGATCAGTTAATCGAAACCCTTCACCGTCAGCAAAATGAAGCGACTTTCTACGAGAGTTTTGAAAATACCCTCAACCAGATCGCTATTGACAATAACGATATCTTCTCAGTGCATACGGACGGAGATACGGCTATTCGTCTCTTTGACGAGCGTTTGATTACAGATACCATCTCAGATAGCAGTAAGCGTAACGAAGTGGCAAAAGCTATCATCAATCTCCTTGCACGCGTCAAGTTTGATGAGAGCATTTTTTCACAAGGCTTTGACTTTTTTTCTACTCTCTTTGAGTACATGATCAAGGACTACAACAAAGACGGAGGTGGCAAGTATGCCGAGTACTACACGCCTCACTCTGTGGCTAAGATTATTGCAGATATTCTGGTGGGGAATGACCAACCATCAAACGTGCGAATCTATGACCCGTCAGCTGGTTCGGGAACCTTACTGATGAACCTGGCTAGTCGTATCGGTGTCGATAAGACTACTGTCTACAGTCAGGATATCTCGCAAAAATCATCCAACCTCCTTCGTCTCAATCTGATCTTGAATGGACTACAGCATTCCATTCATAATATCGTACAGGGGAATACCATTATCGCTAATCGCCATCCTGAGAAGATGGACTATATCGTGTCAAACCCTCCTTTCAAGCTGGACTTTTCAGAGTGGCGTGACCGAGTGGAAAGTTTGCCAGAAGCCAGTGAACGTTTCTTTGCAGGTGTGCCAAAGGTTCCAGCTAAGTCTAAGGATAAGATGGCGATTTACGAGCTCTTTGTTCAGCATATCATCTATTCCTTGAAGCCAGATGGTCAAGCAGCCGTTGTCTTGCCGACAGGATTTATCACTGCCCAGTCAGGGATTGACAAGGCCATCCGTCAACACTTGGTGGATCATCAAATGCTGGCAGGTGTTGTCTCTATGCCGTCTAATATCTTTGCGACGACAGGTACCAATGTCTCCATCCTCTTTATCGATAAGAAAAACAAGGGCGATGTCGTCCTTATCGATGCCTCAAACCTCGGAACTAAGGTCAAGGAAGGCAAGAACCAAAAGACCGTTCTTTCTCCTGAAGAAGAGCAGAAGATTGTCGAGACCTTTATCAAGAAAGAAGCCGTCGAGGACTTTTCTGTCACTGCCTCTTATGAGGAAATCAAGGAGAAAAACTACTCTCTTAGCGCAGGCCAATACTTTGACATCAAGATCGACTATGTAGATATCACAGCAGAAGAGTTTGAAGCTAAGTTGACCGCCTTTCAAAATAGACTCTCAGATCTATTCCAGCAATCGCATGCATTGGAGCAGGAGATTGAAGGGCAGATGAAGGGGTTGAAGTATGAGTGA
- a CDS encoding DEAD/DEAH box helicase family protein, with protein sequence MARRKDFSELTRVQIPAALHLMRMGYTYLSRNSKEIEERDPDTNILVSVFKEQFLTFNNYLTDEDFERELANIKLELDQNDLGRSFFKRIQGQEGAVYIDWENPEANIFHLALEVTCQNGQDEFRPDIVVFINGLPLSYIEVKQPNAIRDGKTGIQSEQDRTRYRFENRKFRRFNNITQLIALSDNLPYISGQGQQKQGSYYGSNAYSKTKFNAFKEEREVDFLNSIVPLRDEQIDFVLEDVKRFALKSQPEFTTNLQPETPCNTFLSSLYQKERLLFMLRFGLVYVEEESKGGQMQLQKHVMRYPQYFATRAIEETIARGIKKGVIWHTQGSGKTALAFFNIRYLTNYFSKQGIVPQFYFVVDRLDLADQAFKEFTKRGLKVKRINNPRELNQKQDGYDVAVVNIQKFKDDSDLTDRSGYDLNRQNIYFIDEAHRSYNERGSYLPNLYQADTNAIKIALTGTPLITYKKDGKTKESHATTRDIFGDYIHKYYYNQSIDDGFTLRLMREDIETSYKDNLRAINEEIQRGDLSKEDIFAHPHYVEPMLDFILEDFNRARDLVFDDQTIGGMIVCDSSKQARELEKQLEERRKAGTTNLTSALILHDEGDKEEKKEKVDAYKEGKIDLIIVYSMLLTGFDAPRLKRLYLGRKIKAHNLLQTLTRVNRPYKDYLFGYVVDFADISKEFDKTNRAYLEELNQEYDTILTGENGEDVFGSLFVPAEEISQELSKTERILMDYPTSNLEFFSQSIDDIKDRKQLNELRKALESVKQYYNIARLLGYDHLIKQIDIAQIATLLNVISRRLLTLSLIDKPDDFSSRTLLNLAMSETSFSFVKIAEEELRLAANDLENLKRRVAGGIIKQRDEKDPEWVFLYEEFQRIMKKHLIYGQEGYTMENIKEIQKEYEDLFRSVENHRTHMRRLTMNFGGDEMAARSYKHVTNSTMVSEYPAVYHVIKDSKVALDHKIGQNQGVLDNEDFFKKMIREVARIAMKTNQSASDLTRQVFNDIVESLFEGYEEEYQH encoded by the coding sequence ATGGCAAGACGAAAAGATTTTTCTGAATTAACAAGAGTACAAATCCCAGCAGCTCTGCATTTGATGCGAATGGGTTATACCTATCTTTCTCGTAATAGTAAAGAAATTGAAGAAAGAGATCCAGATACCAATATTCTTGTATCTGTTTTTAAAGAGCAATTTTTAACGTTTAATAACTATTTAACAGATGAAGATTTTGAGAGAGAATTGGCCAATATCAAGCTGGAACTGGATCAAAATGATTTAGGGCGCTCCTTCTTTAAAAGGATACAGGGACAAGAAGGTGCTGTTTATATCGATTGGGAAAATCCTGAAGCCAACATCTTCCATCTGGCGCTTGAAGTCACTTGTCAAAATGGGCAAGATGAATTTCGCCCGGATATAGTTGTGTTTATCAATGGACTTCCCCTTTCTTATATCGAAGTTAAACAACCCAATGCTATCCGTGATGGAAAGACAGGGATTCAGTCAGAACAGGACAGAACCAGATACCGTTTTGAAAATCGTAAGTTCCGTCGTTTTAACAATATTACTCAATTGATAGCTCTATCAGATAATTTACCTTATATCAGTGGCCAAGGTCAACAAAAACAGGGTTCTTACTACGGTTCAAATGCCTATTCAAAAACCAAGTTTAATGCTTTCAAGGAAGAAAGAGAAGTAGATTTTCTGAATTCAATTGTACCTTTAAGAGATGAACAAATTGATTTCGTACTTGAGGATGTGAAGCGTTTTGCTCTCAAATCTCAACCAGAATTTACAACAAATTTACAGCCCGAGACTCCTTGCAATACTTTTCTATCATCTTTGTATCAAAAAGAACGCCTGCTTTTCATGCTTCGCTTTGGGCTGGTCTATGTAGAAGAAGAAAGCAAGGGAGGTCAGATGCAATTGCAGAAGCATGTTATGCGCTATCCGCAGTATTTTGCAACTCGTGCTATCGAAGAGACTATCGCAAGAGGTATCAAGAAGGGCGTTATCTGGCATACACAGGGCTCAGGTAAGACGGCCTTAGCTTTCTTTAATATCCGCTATCTGACCAATTATTTCTCAAAACAGGGCATTGTCCCTCAGTTTTACTTTGTTGTTGATCGCTTGGATTTGGCAGACCAAGCCTTTAAGGAATTTACCAAAAGAGGTCTAAAAGTTAAGCGCATCAACAATCCTCGAGAACTCAATCAAAAACAAGATGGTTATGATGTCGCTGTTGTCAATATTCAGAAGTTCAAAGATGATTCAGACCTGACCGACCGCTCTGGCTATGATCTCAATCGTCAAAATATTTACTTTATCGATGAAGCTCATCGCTCTTATAACGAACGAGGTTCCTACCTGCCAAATCTATACCAAGCCGATACTAATGCGATCAAGATTGCATTGACTGGGACCCCCTTGATTACCTATAAGAAAGATGGTAAGACCAAGGAAAGCCATGCGACTACACGTGATATTTTTGGGGATTATATTCATAAATACTACTACAACCAGTCTATAGATGATGGTTTTACCTTGCGTTTGATGCGAGAAGATATTGAGACGTCCTATAAAGATAATCTCAGAGCCATAAATGAAGAAATCCAACGTGGGGATTTATCAAAAGAAGATATCTTTGCTCATCCGCACTATGTGGAACCTATGCTTGATTTTATTCTGGAGGACTTTAATCGTGCGCGTGATCTGGTTTTTGATGACCAGACTATTGGTGGTATGATTGTCTGTGATTCGTCCAAGCAGGCGCGTGAGCTTGAAAAACAGTTAGAAGAACGACGAAAGGCTGGAACAACCAACTTGACCTCTGCTCTCATCCTCCATGATGAGGGAGACAAGGAAGAGAAAAAGGAAAAGGTGGATGCCTATAAAGAAGGTAAGATTGACCTCATTATCGTCTATTCGATGCTCCTGACAGGTTTTGATGCGCCTCGCCTCAAGCGTCTCTATCTAGGTCGCAAGATTAAGGCTCATAACCTTCTCCAGACTTTGACTCGTGTGAATCGTCCTTACAAGGACTATCTCTTTGGCTATGTAGTTGATTTTGCGGATATTTCTAAAGAATTTGACAAGACTAATCGTGCTTATTTGGAAGAACTCAATCAAGAATATGATACGATCCTGACTGGGGAAAATGGAGAGGATGTGTTTGGGTCGCTCTTTGTGCCAGCAGAGGAAATTTCTCAGGAACTAAGCAAGACAGAGCGCATCCTCATGGACTATCCAACCTCTAATCTAGAGTTCTTTTCTCAATCAATTGATGATATCAAGGATAGAAAGCAACTAAATGAACTACGAAAAGCCTTAGAATCGGTTAAGCAGTACTATAATATCGCCCGCTTACTCGGTTATGACCATTTGATTAAGCAGATTGATATTGCTCAGATTGCAACTCTGCTCAATGTCATCTCAAGACGTTTGCTGACCTTGTCCCTGATAGATAAGCCAGATGACTTTTCTAGTCGCACTCTTTTAAATCTTGCCATGTCTGAGACCAGTTTTAGTTTTGTCAAGATTGCGGAGGAAGAACTCCGTCTAGCAGCCAATGACCTAGAAAATTTGAAGCGTCGAGTTGCTGGAGGCATCATAAAACAGCGTGATGAGAAAGATCCTGAGTGGGTTTTTCTCTACGAAGAATTCCAGCGCATCATGAAAAAACACTTAATATATGGACAAGAAGGCTACACTATGGAAAACATCAAAGAAATTCAAAAAGAGTATGAAGACCTCTTTAGGTCAGTGGAAAATCATCGTACTCATATGAGACGTTTGACAATGAATTTTGGCGGAGATGAAATGGCGGCACGTTCCTATAAACACGTGACCAACTCGACTATGGTAAGCGAGTACCCAGCAGTTTATCATGTCATTAAAGATTCTAAAGTTGCACTGGACCACAAAATCGGTCAAAATCAAGGAGTGCTTGATAATGAGGACTTCTTCAAAAAAATGATTCGAGAAGTCGCTCGAATTGCAATGAAAACCAACCAATCTGCAAGTGATTTGACAAGACAGGTTTTTAACGATATCGTCGAGTCGCTATTTGAAGGATATGAAGAGGAATACCAACACTAA
- a CDS encoding TVP38/TMEM64 family protein codes for MSQDKQMKAVSPLLQQVINISSIVGGVGSLLFCIWAYQAGILQSKETLSAFIQQAGIWGPPLFIFLQILQTVVPIIPGALTSVAGVFIYGHIIGTIYNYIGIVIGCAIIFYLVRLYGAAFVQSVVSKRTYDKYIGWLDKGNRFDRFFIFMMIWPISPADFLCMLAALTKMSFKRYMTIIILTKPFTLVVYTYGLTYIIDFFWQML; via the coding sequence ATGTCACAGGATAAACAAATGAAAGCAGTTTCTCCCCTTTTACAGCAAGTTATCAATATCTCATCGATTGTAGGTGGAGTTGGGAGTTTGCTTTTCTGTATTTGGGCTTATCAGGCTGGGATTTTACAGTCTAAAGAAACCCTCTCTGCCTTTATCCAGCAGGCAGGTATCTGGGGGCCACCTCTCTTTATCTTTTTACAGATTTTACAAACGGTCGTCCCTATCATCCCAGGGGCCTTGACCTCGGTGGCTGGAGTCTTTATATACGGGCACATCATCGGGACTATCTACAACTATATCGGCATCGTGATTGGCTGTGCCATTATCTTTTATCTGGTGCGCCTCTATGGGGCTGCCTTTGTCCAGTCTGTCGTCAGCAAGCGCACCTATGACAAGTACATCGGTTGGTTGGATAAGGGTAATCGTTTTGACCGTTTCTTTATTTTTATGATGATTTGGCCCATTAGTCCAGCTGACTTTCTCTGTATGCTGGCTGCCCTGACCAAGATGAGCTTCAAGCGCTATATGACTATCATCATTCTGACCAAGCCCTTTACTCTCGTGGTTTATACCTACGGTCTGACCTATATTATCGACTTTTTCTGGCAAATGCTTTGA
- the scrK gene encoding fructokinase ScrK yields the protein MTKLYGSLEAGGTKFVCAVGDENFNVVEKTQFPTTTPIETIDKTIEFFSKFDNLAGLAVGSFGPIDIDKNSKTYGFITTTPKPNWANVDLLGALRRALNVPMYFTTDVNSSAYGEVVARNNAGGRIENLVYYTIGTGIGAGVIQRGEFIGGVGHPEMGHYYVARHPMDIEKEFKGVCPFHKGCLEGYAAGPSLEARTGVRGENIELNNPVWDVQAYYIAQAAVNATVTFRPDVIVFGGGVMAQQHMLDRVREKFTSLLNGYLPVPDVREYIVTPAVAGNGSATLGNFVLAKEVSK from the coding sequence ATGACAAAATTATATGGAAGCTTGGAAGCGGGCGGTACAAAGTTTGTCTGTGCTGTCGGTGATGAAAACTTTAACGTTGTAGAAAAAACACAATTTCCAACGACAACTCCAATCGAAACAATCGATAAAACCATCGAGTTCTTCTCAAAATTCGATAACCTTGCTGGTCTTGCAGTTGGTTCATTTGGTCCGATTGATATTGATAAAAACTCAAAAACTTATGGCTTTATCACGACGACTCCAAAACCAAACTGGGCAAATGTGGACTTGCTTGGTGCCCTTCGTCGCGCCCTCAACGTGCCAATGTACTTCACTACAGACGTAAACAGCTCTGCTTATGGTGAAGTGGTTGCCCGTAACAATGCTGGTGGCCGTATCGAAAACTTGGTTTACTACACAATCGGTACAGGTATCGGTGCAGGTGTTATCCAACGTGGTGAGTTTATCGGTGGTGTGGGTCACCCTGAAATGGGTCATTATTATGTTGCTAGACACCCAATGGATATTGAAAAAGAGTTTAAGGGTGTTTGTCCTTTCCATAAGGGATGTCTGGAAGGCTATGCAGCTGGTCCAAGTTTGGAAGCTCGTACAGGTGTACGTGGGGAAAATATTGAACTCAATAACCCTGTTTGGGATGTTCAAGCCTACTATATCGCTCAAGCTGCGGTTAATGCGACAGTGACTTTCCGTCCAGACGTGATTGTCTTTGGTGGAGGGGTCATGGCTCAACAACACATGCTGGACCGTGTCCGTGAGAAATTTACATCTCTTCTTAATGGCTACCTACCAGTTCCAGATGTGCGTGAATACATCGTCACTCCAGCAGTCGCAGGAAATGGTTCTGCTACTCTTGGAAACTTTGTTCTTGCAAAAGAAGTTTCAAAATAA
- a CDS encoding sucrose-specific PTS transporter subunit IIBC yields the protein MNNQEIAKKVIDALGGRENVNSVAHCATRLRVMVKDEGKINKEVIENLEKVQGAFFNSGQYQIIFGTGTVNKMYDEVVALGLPTSSKDDMKAEAAKQGNWFQRAIRTFGDVFVPIIPVIVATGLFMGVRGLLTALGMTLPADVTTYTQILTDTAFIILPGLVVWSTFRVFGGNPAVGIVLGMMLVSGSLPNAWAVASGGEVTAMNFFGFIPVVGLQGSVLPAFIIGVVGAKFEKAVRKVVPDVIDLLVTPFVTLLVMSILGLFVIGPVFHVVENYILIATKAILSLPFGLGGFLIGGVHQLIVVSGVHHIFNLLEIQLLAADHANPFNAIITAAMTAQGAATVAVGVKTKNPKLKTLAFPAALSAFLGITEPAIFGVNLRFRKPFFLSLIAGAIGGGLASILGLAGTGNGITIIPGTMLYIGNGQLAQYLLMVAVSFVLGFALTYMFGYEDEKEVATEVETERLVQEETTGNIPAALQNETLVTPIVGDVVALADVNDPVFSSGAMGQGIAVKPSQGVVYAPADAEVSIAFPTGHAFGLKTTDGAEVLIHVGIDTVTMNGEGFEAKVAQGDKVKAGDVLGTFDSNKIAAAGLDDTTMVIVTNTADYASVAPVATGSVAKGDAVIEVKI from the coding sequence ATGAACAATCAGGAAATTGCAAAAAAAGTCATCGATGCCTTGGGCGGACGTGAAAATGTCAACAGTGTTGCCCACTGTGCGACTCGTCTTCGTGTCATGGTCAAAGATGAAGGAAAAATCAATAAAGAAGTGATTGAAAACTTGGAAAAAGTTCAAGGTGCTTTCTTTAACTCAGGTCAATACCAAATCATCTTTGGTACAGGTACAGTTAACAAAATGTACGATGAAGTTGTTGCACTTGGTTTGCCAACATCATCTAAAGATGACATGAAAGCAGAAGCTGCTAAACAAGGGAACTGGTTCCAACGTGCTATCCGTACTTTCGGTGACGTTTTCGTTCCAATCATCCCAGTTATCGTAGCGACAGGTCTCTTTATGGGTGTGCGTGGTCTCTTGACTGCTCTTGGAATGACACTTCCAGCTGATGTGACAACTTACACTCAAATCTTGACAGATACAGCCTTTATCATCTTGCCAGGTTTGGTTGTGTGGTCAACCTTCCGTGTATTCGGTGGAAATCCAGCCGTTGGTATCGTTCTTGGTATGATGCTTGTTTCTGGCTCACTTCCAAACGCTTGGGCAGTCGCTTCAGGTGGTGAAGTAACAGCTATGAACTTCTTTGGTTTCATCCCTGTTGTTGGTTTGCAAGGTTCCGTTCTTCCAGCCTTCATCATCGGGGTTGTCGGAGCTAAATTTGAAAAAGCTGTCCGCAAGGTTGTTCCAGATGTGATTGACCTCTTAGTAACGCCATTCGTGACACTTTTGGTTATGTCTATCCTTGGACTCTTTGTCATCGGACCAGTCTTCCACGTCGTTGAAAACTACATCCTTATCGCTACAAAAGCGATCCTCAGCTTGCCATTTGGTCTTGGTGGTTTCTTGATCGGTGGGGTTCACCAATTGATCGTCGTATCAGGTGTGCACCACATCTTCAACTTGCTTGAAATTCAATTGCTTGCTGCTGACCATGCTAACCCATTCAACGCTATCATCACAGCTGCTATGACAGCTCAAGGTGCTGCGACTGTTGCGGTTGGTGTTAAAACTAAAAATCCAAAACTAAAAACACTTGCTTTCCCAGCTGCTCTTTCTGCCTTCCTCGGTATTACAGAGCCTGCTATTTTCGGGGTGAACTTGCGCTTCCGTAAGCCATTCTTCCTTTCATTGATTGCTGGTGCAATCGGTGGTGGATTGGCTTCTATCCTTGGACTTGCTGGTACTGGTAATGGTATCACCATCATCCCTGGTACAATGCTTTACATCGGTAACGGACAACTTGCACAATACCTTCTTATGGTAGCTGTATCATTCGTTCTTGGTTTCGCTCTTACTTATATGTTTGGTTATGAGGATGAAAAAGAAGTTGCTACTGAAGTAGAGACAGAACGTTTGGTTCAAGAAGAAACAACTGGTAACATTCCAGCAGCTCTTCAAAATGAAACACTTGTAACTCCTATTGTCGGTGATGTTGTAGCTCTTGCTGATGTCAATGACCCAGTCTTCTCAAGCGGAGCTATGGGCCAAGGTATCGCTGTGAAACCAAGTCAAGGTGTAGTATATGCACCAGCTGATGCTGAAGTCTCAATTGCCTTTCCAACAGGACACGCTTTTGGTTTGAAAACAACTGATGGTGCTGAAGTTTTGATCCACGTTGGTATCGACACTGTAACAATGAACGGTGAAGGTTTTGAAGCAAAAGTTGCCCAAGGTGATAAGGTTAAAGCTGGCGATGTTCTTGGAACATTTGACTCAAACAAAATCGCTGCAGCTGGACTTGATGATACAACAATGGTTATCGTTACAAATACAGCTGACTACGCTTCAGTAGCTCCAGTCGCAACAGGTTCAGTTGCTAAGGGGGATGCTGTTATTGAAGTGAAAATCTAA
- a CDS encoding sucrose-6-phosphate hydrolase, producing MEWTTERRYRLYQDWTQEEIKNIKENMAQSPWHTHYHVEPKTGLLNDPNGFSYFDGKWIIFYQNFPFGAAHGLKSWVQLESEDLVHFTETGVKVLPDTPLDSHGAYSGSAMQFSDNLFLFYTGNVRDENWIRHPYQIGALMDKDGNITKIDKILIDQPADSTDHFRDPQIFNFKGQYYAIVGGQDLEKKGFVRLYKAVDNDYTNWQAVGDLDFANDRTAYMMECPNLVFVGEQPVLLYCPQGLDKDVLDYDNIYPNMYKIGASFDPENAKMVDVSQLQNMDFGFEAYATQAFNAPDGRALAVSWLGLPDVSYPSDRFDHQGTFSLVKELTIKDGKLYQYPVATIKDLRASEEAFSNRPQTNNSYELELNLEPNSQSEIVLLADKEGKGLSINFDLANGQVTVDRSQAGEQYAQEFGTTRSCPIDNQATTATIFIDNSVFEIFINKGEKVFSGRVFPHADQNGILIKSGNPTGTYYELDYGRKTN from the coding sequence ATGGAATGGACTACTGAGCGTCGTTACAGACTTTATCAAGACTGGACGCAAGAAGAAATTAAGAATATTAAGGAAAATATGGCACAATCTCCATGGCATACTCATTACCATGTTGAGCCAAAAACAGGACTCCTAAACGACCCAAATGGCTTTTCTTACTTTGATGGAAAGTGGATTATTTTTTATCAGAACTTTCCTTTCGGTGCAGCCCACGGTTTGAAATCTTGGGTGCAATTGGAAAGTGAGGACTTGGTTCACTTCACAGAAACTGGTGTCAAAGTTTTGCCTGATACTCCATTAGATAGCCACGGTGCCTACTCTGGTTCTGCTATGCAATTTAGCGATAACTTGTTCCTATTCTATACAGGAAATGTCCGTGATGAAAACTGGATTCGTCACCCATACCAGATCGGGGCTTTGATGGATAAGGATGGCAATATTACGAAGATTGACAAGATCTTAATCGACCAGCCAGCAGACTCTACAGACCACTTCCGCGATCCGCAAATTTTTAATTTTAAAGGTCAATATTATGCTATCGTCGGAGGACAGGATTTGGAGAAAAAAGGCTTCGTTCGTCTCTACAAGGCTGTTGACAACGACTATACAAACTGGCAAGCTGTTGGCGACCTTGACTTTGCTAACGACCGCACTGCCTACATGATGGAATGCCCAAATCTGGTCTTTGTAGGAGAGCAACCTGTCCTTCTCTACTGCCCACAAGGATTGGATAAAGATGTTCTAGACTACGATAATATCTATCCAAATATGTATAAAATTGGGGCTTCCTTTGACCCTGAAAATGCCAAAATGGTAGATGTGTCTCAACTCCAAAATATGGATTTTGGTTTTGAAGCCTATGCAACCCAAGCATTCAACGCTCCTGATGGACGTGCTCTAGCTGTTAGCTGGCTTGGTTTGCCAGATGTTTCTTACCCATCTGACCGTTTTGACCACCAAGGAACCTTCTCTTTGGTCAAAGAACTAACTATCAAAGATGGCAAACTCTACCAATACCCAGTCGCGACTATCAAGGACCTTCGTGCTTCTGAAGAAGCCTTCTCAAACCGTCCCCAAACCAATAACAGCTACGAACTTGAACTCAACTTGGAACCTAATAGCCAGAGCGAGATTGTCTTACTTGCTGATAAAGAAGGCAAGGGACTTTCCATCAACTTTGACCTTGCAAATGGTCAAGTGACAGTAGATCGTAGCCAGGCTGGTGAACAGTATGCCCAAGAATTTGGGACAACTCGCTCTTGCCCTATCGATAATCAGGCTACTACTGCTACAATTTTCATTGATAACTCTGTCTTTGAAATTTTCATCAATAAAGGAGAAAAAGTATTTTCTGGTCGTGTCTTCCCACATGCGGACCAAAATGGTATCCTCATCAAATCTGGAAACCCAACTGGAACTTACTATGAATTAGATTATGGTCGCAAAACTAACTGA